A genome region from Pseudomonas pergaminensis includes the following:
- the ampD gene encoding 1,6-anhydro-N-acetylmuramyl-L-alanine amidase AmpD — translation MQLDPASGWCEGIRHCPSPNFNERPAGEISLLVVHNISLPPAQFATGKVQEFFQNRLDVTEHPYFEGIADLRVSAHFLIERDGAVTQFVSCLDRAWHAGISQFEGRDTCNDFSLGVELEGTDDQPFTDAQYASLTDLTRQLLAAYPGITPQRICGHSDIAPGRKTDPGPAFDWARFRSALQHGGQAR, via the coding sequence ATGCAGTTGGACCCCGCCAGCGGTTGGTGCGAGGGCATCCGCCATTGCCCTTCGCCCAACTTCAACGAGCGCCCCGCAGGCGAAATTTCACTGTTGGTGGTGCATAACATCAGCCTGCCACCGGCGCAGTTTGCCACGGGCAAAGTGCAGGAATTTTTCCAGAATCGCCTGGATGTCACGGAGCATCCCTACTTTGAAGGGATTGCCGACCTACGGGTGTCTGCGCATTTTCTGATTGAACGCGATGGCGCGGTGACGCAGTTTGTGTCCTGTCTTGATCGGGCCTGGCATGCCGGGATCTCGCAGTTCGAGGGGCGGGACACCTGCAATGACTTTTCCCTGGGGGTAGAGCTGGAGGGCACGGATGATCAGCCGTTCACGGATGCCCAATATGCGTCCCTGACCGATCTGACCCGCCAACTGCTGGCGGCTTACCCAGGTATCACGCCCCAGCGCATTTGTGGTCACAGCGATATCGCGCCGGGACGCAAGACCGATCCTGGCCCCGCTTTTGATTGGGCGCGCTTTCGCAGCGCCCTGCAGCATGGAGGACAAGCACGATGA